TGGTAGCGACTGCAACTAAGATTTTTGGTCTGTTCTTGAGAGCAGTTGTTTGCAAAGTCTCTACAGCTTTTTCTTTGGTAGCTTTGATTTCTTGTTGAGATTTCTCTATCTGTGCATGGACTTCTTGGCGTTGCTCCAAATTGTATTCTGGAGCCATTTCCATGAATTTATCTTTGGTAAATTCTTGACTGCGGTCTTCACCCAATAATCCTACCGCATCAGCGCGACATTGACGACAATGGCGCATCATTTTCATATTACCAGAACATTTATCTTGTACAGCTTTCAATTCTTTAGGATTGGGGCCGCGTTGACCAGTCAAACCAAAGTGAGTACCGTGTTCTGGGGCAGAAATCAAGGGCATAATATTATGCAGAAACGCACCCTTGGAACGAATGACTTCGTTGACTTCTACCAAATGTTCGTCGTTAATTCCCGGAATCATTACCGAGTTAACTTTGCACAGAATATCTGCTTCTTGGAGAACCTGCAATCCCTCCATCTGCTTTTCATGCAGAATGCGGACACCTTGAATTCCTCTGTAGCGTTTGCGGTTGTAGTGAACCCAAGGATAAATTTTCGCGCCGATTTCTGGGTCTACCATATTAATAGTTATGGTGACATGATCGATATTCAGTTGTTTAATTCGATCTACATAATCGGGAAGCATCAATCCGTTGGTTGATAGGCAAAGTTTGATATCTGGTGCTTTCTCGGCAATTAACTCGAAGGTGCGGAAAGTCTTTTCTGGATTCGCTAGGGGATCTCCGGGGCCTGCAATTCCCAAAACGGTCATTTGGGGAATTTTTCCAGCAATCACTAAAACCTTGTGTGCTGCTTCTTCTGGTGTGAGCAATTCGCTAACTACACCAGGACGACTTTCGTTAGCACAATCATATTTGCGGTTGCAATAGTTGCATTGGATGTTGCAAGCTGGTGCAACTGCAACGTGCATCCTTGCATAGTGGTGGTGTGCTTCTTCGCTATAGCAAGGATGTTTCTCAATCCGCGCCTTGATTTTTTCATCTAAGCTAGTTGTGGCATCAGTTTTACTACTGCAACCACAACCGCCAGATTTGGCTTGAGTTTTTGTCTCCGTAGTGGCAGAAGTTAGTAGCCCTGTAGGTGGTGTCATTGAATTTCGCTACGTATTTGGGTTGGGGGCTGGCATGATAGAGGATGCTGGAGTTTCAATCTCAGCTTGGAATTAAAGTCACGTTGCACTTTAGAGAGCAGTGACTTCTATTCATCGAGACTTGCTACTATCACATCTTCAATTACCGATCGCTACAACCTTGGATAGTTATAAATGTCAAGTTTTTGTTAATGCATTAGGTTGTTAGCGATACTTTTTGTTAGTGCTTTAAGTATTTAACACTACATGTTTTATTTATAGCAGCCGCTGCAAAAGAGGTTCTTGAGAGTGTTCTTTATAATTTATTAAATTAATTAAGCTTGTACTCAAAAATCGAACCTTATAATTACCAAGGTTTGAGAAGATTTTCAAAAAGTTTTTAGGTATGGGTACTAGTATTTTTTGGTTAGGCTACGAGTATTTATGATGAAGGGGTTCAAGTATTTATGTACTCGCCTTGAACCTAATACTAGTAATAGTTTGAGCGTAATATAAGTTGTTTTTTGGTCTTGCTAATCTGTACTCAGTTTGTGTTTCCTCGCTGCCTAAATGCCCTATTTACTTAGGTAGTTTGGAGATAAATAACTGGAGTAATTAACTAAGGACTACTCCAGTTTTTTAGCGAAATTCAATTCCGTATCTAAAATAACACTTTTT
The genomic region above belongs to Calothrix sp. NIES-2098 and contains:
- a CDS encoding nitrogenase cofactor biosynthesis protein NifB, which translates into the protein MTPPTGLLTSATTETKTQAKSGGCGCSSKTDATTSLDEKIKARIEKHPCYSEEAHHHYARMHVAVAPACNIQCNYCNRKYDCANESRPGVVSELLTPEEAAHKVLVIAGKIPQMTVLGIAGPGDPLANPEKTFRTFELIAEKAPDIKLCLSTNGLMLPDYVDRIKQLNIDHVTITINMVDPEIGAKIYPWVHYNRKRYRGIQGVRILHEKQMEGLQVLQEADILCKVNSVMIPGINDEHLVEVNEVIRSKGAFLHNIMPLISAPEHGTHFGLTGQRGPNPKELKAVQDKCSGNMKMMRHCRQCRADAVGLLGEDRSQEFTKDKFMEMAPEYNLEQRQEVHAQIEKSQQEIKATKEKAVETLQTTALKNRPKILVAVATKGGGLVNQHFGHAKEFMVYEVDGSSAKFVGHRKIDHYCQSGYGEEATLDNIIQAISDCKAVLVSKIGHCPQEELQKAGLQTVEAYDVIEKVALEFYEQYIKGLEKTVDR